The genomic stretch GTGGCAAGCTCACCCGGAACTTCAAGCACCTGCAGCTTGATTTTCAGCTCATAACTGACGAGGAAACCGGCAAGCGCAAGCTCAAGGTCGAGGCCTGGTTCGGATCTAGGAAGACATCGGCTGCGATCCGCACTGCTCTCAGCCACGTCGAGAACCTTATCACCGGTGTCACCAAGGGCTACCGCTACAAGATGAGGTTCGTGTACGCCCACTTTCCCATCAACGCCAGCATCACAAACGGGAACAAGGCCATCGAGATCCGTAACTTTCTTGGTGAAAAGAAGGTACCCTTTTGGCTATTTTCAATTCGGTTTGCTCTGTTTCGTGGTTTTGGCATGTGGGTGGTTTGGATCATGAAGATTTATGTTAatttctgtttgtttgtgttctGGGACTTCTTTAAATACGAATTGCTGCTTGATTTGTGGGGATTGGTTACAGTATTTGAATGGgtttttcatgtttttggtTGATGTGAAATGTAGATCGCATTTGTAATGGTTACTCATANNNNNNNNNNNNNNNNNNNNNNNNNNNNNNNNNNNNNNNNNNNNNNNNNNNNNNNNNNNNNNNNNNNNNNNNN from Corylus avellana chromosome ca1, CavTom2PMs-1.0 encodes the following:
- the LOC132167745 gene encoding large ribosomal subunit protein uL6-like, with amino-acid sequence MKTILSSETMDIPDGVNIKVHAKIVEVEGPRGKLTRNFKHLQLDFQLITDEETGKRKLKVEAWFGSRKTSAAIRTALSHVENLITGVTKGYRYKMRFVYAHFPINASITNGNKAIEIRNFLGEKKVPFWLFSIRFALFRGFGMWVVWIMKIYVNFCLFVFWDFFKYELLLDLWGLVTVFEWVFHVFG